The following coding sequences lie in one Pseudomonas sp. B33.4 genomic window:
- a CDS encoding proline--tRNA ligase, with product MRTSQFLLATQKETPSDAVVISHQLMLRAGMIRKLASGLYTWLPMGLRVMRKVEAIVREEMNAAGSLEVLMPSTQPAELWQESGRWEEYGPELLRIKDRHGRDFCAGPTHEEVITDLMRNELSSYKQLPINLYQIQTKFRDEIRPRFGLMRGREFIMKDSYSFHADQASLQITYDRMHEAYCNIFTRLGLKFRPVEADNGSIGGAGSHEFHVLAESGEDDIVFSNGSDYAANIEKAEAVPRETSRAAATEELRLVDTPDTKTIAALVEKFNLPIEKTIKTLIVRAEEEGKLIALVIRGDHELNEIKAAQQPGVASPLVMATDAELRDAIGAGAGSLGPLNLPLPIIIDRSVELMSDFGIGANIDDKHYFGVNWERDLPVPTVADLRNVVAGDPSPDGKGTLEIKRGIEVGHIFQLGNKYSKAMKCEVLGENGKPVTLEMGCYGIGVSRVVAAAIEQNNDENGIIWSDTLAPFQIALVPLRYETEQVREATDKLYAELTAAGFEVLLDDRDKKTSPGIKFADMELIGIPHRIVVSDRGLAEGNLEYKSRTEGEAQALPVADVLSFLQARIRR from the coding sequence ATGCGCACCAGTCAATTTTTGCTCGCCACACAGAAAGAAACGCCTTCCGACGCGGTCGTGATCAGCCACCAGCTGATGCTGCGCGCCGGCATGATCCGCAAACTTGCCTCGGGCCTGTACACCTGGCTGCCCATGGGCCTGCGAGTCATGCGCAAGGTTGAAGCCATCGTTCGCGAAGAGATGAACGCTGCCGGCTCTCTGGAAGTGTTGATGCCGAGCACCCAACCGGCCGAGCTGTGGCAGGAATCGGGGCGCTGGGAAGAATACGGCCCTGAGCTGCTGCGCATCAAAGACCGCCACGGTCGCGACTTCTGCGCGGGCCCGACCCACGAAGAAGTAATCACCGATCTGATGCGCAACGAGTTGAGCAGCTACAAACAGCTGCCAATCAACCTGTACCAGATCCAGACCAAGTTCCGTGACGAAATCCGTCCACGCTTCGGTTTGATGCGCGGCCGCGAATTCATCATGAAGGACTCGTACTCCTTCCACGCGGATCAGGCGTCGCTGCAGATCACCTACGACCGCATGCATGAAGCCTACTGCAACATCTTCACGCGTCTGGGCCTGAAATTCCGTCCGGTTGAAGCCGACAACGGTTCGATCGGCGGCGCCGGCTCGCACGAGTTCCACGTGCTGGCCGAGTCCGGCGAAGACGATATCGTCTTCAGCAACGGTTCCGACTACGCGGCGAACATCGAAAAAGCCGAAGCCGTACCACGCGAAACTTCGCGTGCCGCTGCGACCGAAGAGCTGCGTCTGGTCGACACGCCAGACACCAAAACCATCGCGGCCCTGGTGGAAAAATTCAATCTGCCGATTGAAAAGACCATCAAGACCCTGATCGTGCGCGCCGAAGAAGAAGGCAAGCTGATCGCGCTGGTCATCCGTGGCGACCACGAACTCAACGAAATCAAGGCTGCCCAGCAACCAGGCGTGGCCAGCCCGCTGGTCATGGCCACCGACGCTGAACTGCGTGACGCCATCGGCGCCGGCGCCGGTTCGCTCGGCCCGCTGAACCTGCCGTTGCCAATCATCATCGACCGTTCGGTCGAGCTGATGAGCGACTTCGGCATCGGTGCGAACATCGACGACAAGCACTACTTCGGCGTGAACTGGGAGCGTGATCTGCCAGTTCCGACGGTTGCCGACCTGCGTAACGTGGTCGCGGGCGATCCAAGCCCGGACGGCAAAGGCACCCTGGAAATCAAACGCGGTATCGAAGTCGGGCACATCTTCCAGCTGGGCAACAAGTACAGCAAGGCGATGAAGTGCGAAGTGCTGGGCGAGAACGGCAAGCCAGTAACCCTGGAAATGGGTTGCTACGGCATCGGCGTATCCCGCGTGGTGGCTGCAGCCATCGAGCAGAACAACGACGAGAACGGCATCATCTGGAGCGACACCCTGGCGCCGTTCCAGATCGCTCTGGTGCCGCTGCGTTATGAAACCGAGCAGGTGCGCGAAGCCACCGACAAGCTGTACGCCGAACTGACAGCGGCCGGCTTCGAAGTGCTGCTGGACGATCGCGACAAGAAAACCAGCCCGGGCATCAAGTTCGCGGACATGGAGCTGATCGGCATTCCACACCGGATCGTGGTCAGCGACCGCGGCCTCGCCGAAGGCAACCTGGAATACAAGAGCCGTACCGAAGGCGAAGCGCAAGCATTGCCGGTGGCTGACGTATTGTCCTTCCTGCAGGCCCGTATCCGCCGCTGA